GCGGGGGCATCGACTCCACCCGCTGGAATGCGAGCACCCGCGCGCCAGCGTCGTCGACCAGCACCAGCCAGTCGGCCACGCCGCCGCTCTCCTCGCCCACCTCGGGCTCATCGCCCGGCAGATACTCCAGCGCCAGCAGCTCCCGGTAGAACTCGGCCAGCCCGCGCGCGTCCTCTGTGTCGAGCACCACCTGCCGCAGTCGGGGAACGGATGCTCGTGCAGTCTTCTCGCTCATGCACCCCAGTCTCGCCCCTCGCCCCCGCACGCTGTCAACGCTCCAGCTCTGGTTCTGAAAGGCCAGCTCTGGTTCTGAAAGGCCAGCTCTGGTTCTGAGCGGCCAGCTCTGGTTCTGAGCGGATCGACGCGGGAGAATCGGGCCATGCCCACACCCGACGAAGCGTTCGAAGCACTCGGCGGCGAACTGCGGGCCCAGGGAGCCGAACGCGGCCGGATGATGGGCCGGCCGATGTACGCGGTGAACGGGAAGATGTTCGCGTGCCTCAGCAACGAACGCCTCGCGGTGCGGCTGGGCGCCGGTACGGCCGCGCTCGACATTGCCCTCGCACTGCCCGGCGCCACGCTCTTCCACCCCGGCGACTCCAACCGCACCTGGCGCGACTGGGCCGCACTCCCCCTGTCGGCGGCGAGCGCCTGGCCGGAGTTCGCCGGCCAGGCCCTTCACAACCGGCTGGAGTAGACGGCGCCGAGCGTCAAGGCCTGTCACCCGAACCCTGTCTGGCGTTTGACTGTGGTCATGACAACAGTGAGCGACTTCATCATCCAGCGCGTGAAGGAATGGGGCGTCACCCGCGTCTTCGGCTTCCCGGGCGACGGCATCGGCGAGTTCGACGGCGCCCTCGGCCGGGCCGAGCGGGAGGGCGAGGGGCTGGAGTACATCCGCCCCACCCACGAGGAGATCTGCTCCCTCATGGCGACGGCGCACGCGAAATTCACCGGCGAGGTGGGGGTCTGCATCGCGACATCCAGTCCCGGGGCGTTCCACATGCTGAACGGACTCTACGACGCGAGCATGGACAACCAGCCGGTCGTGGCGATCGTCGGCCAGCAGGGCCTCGCGTCCCTCGGAACGTTCGTCATGCAGGAGTCGAACCTCGAACGGGTCTTCGCGGATGTCGCGTGCTACGTGCAGACGATCGTGAGCCCCGACCAGGCCCAGGCCGTCATCGACACGGCCTTCCGCACAGCGAAGCTGCGGCTGGCACCGGCCGTGATCATCCTGCCGCACGACATCCAGGGCATGGACTGGCACGAGCCCGCCCCCGAGAACTGGGTGGCGCGGTCGTCGGCCGCGAGCCCGTCGACGGCGATCGTGCCGCCGGAATCCGAGTTGCAGAAGGCCGCGGACATCATCAATGCGGGGAAGAAGGTCACGTTCCTTGTCGGTGCGGGCGCGACCGGTGCGACCGATGAGGTCATCGAGGCGGCGAACCTCGCTGGGGCCGGCATCATCACTGCGCTCCGGGGCAAGCATGTCGTGCCGAGCGAGATCCCGTTCCACACGCAACAGCTGGGCCTGCTCGGCTCGCTGCCGAGCCTCCACCAGGCCGAGAAGTGCGACACGATCGTCTTCCTCGGCACCAACTACCCGTACGGCCAGTTCCTGCCGAAGACCGGCCAGGCCCGCGGCATCCAGATCGACCTGAAGCCTGAGCAGCTCGGCGTGCGCTACCCGAACGAGCTGAACCTCTGGGGTGACGTGCGGGCGACGCTCGAGGCGCTCATCCCGCTGCTCGAGCCGAAGACCGACCTCAGCTGGCAGGAAGGGATCGCCGACGAGATGCGCGGCTGGGAGCGCGAGATGGAGACGCAGGCCATGCTCAGCTACCCCGATGGCGGCAACCCCCGCCGCGTCATCCACGAACTCAACAAGCGGCTGCCCGACGGCGCGATCGTCACCTGCGACGCCGGCACCACGGCCGACTGGTACGGCGCACACATCCGGTTGCGGCGCGGGATGCTCGGGGATATGTCGGGGCGGCTCGCGACCATGCTCGCCGCCATGCCGTATGCGGTCGCGGCGAAGTTCGCCTACTCCGACCGGCCCGTCGTCTGCACCATCGGAGACGGCGGCTTCCAGATGCTCGGGATGAACGAGCTCATCACCATCAAGAAGTACCTCTCGCGGTGGAAGACCAAGACGTTCGTCATCGTCGTGATGCACAACGACGACCTCACGCAGGTGTCGTGGGAGATGCGCACCGAAGACGGCAACCCGCTCTGGAACACCGCGCAGGACGTCGAGTCGGTCGACTACGCCGGCTGGGCCTCACTGCTCGGCTTCCGGGGCGTCACGCTGACCCGCGACGAGGATGCCGGAGCCGTCTTCGACGAAGCGTTCGCCTTCGACGGTGTGACGCTCATCGACGCCCACGTGTCGAAGAACGTGCCGCCCCTGCCGCCGCACATCACGGCCGAGTTCGCGCTGAACACCGCGAAGGCACTGCTGAAGGGCGACCCCTCCGAGCTCGCGGTGATCGTCGACTCCGCGGAGGCTCTGGCCGCCGAGGGCGTCGAGCGGGTGAAGGGTGCGCTGCACCTCGGCGGTCGGGGCCGTCGGGCTGCCCGCCGCGACGGCGACGCCGGCCGCGAAGACGACTGAGGCGCGGCCGGGCCCGCGTCAGCCGGCGCGGGCCCGGCCCCGCGTCAGCCGGCGCTCCCGATCACCTCGTCGGGAACCTCCCGCAGGAAGATCTCAGCGGTCTTCGGGCCGACACCCTTGAGATCGAGCAGTGTCGTCTTCAACCCGGCTCTGGATGTCGCGTGCTTCACCAGCTCGCTCACCGAACCGTGTTCGCGTTTCACCGTGGCCATGACGTCGTGGAGTTCGTCCGTCATCACGTAGTCGATACGGGCGTAGTGTCCTTCGTCGAGGAGCGCCCGGAGCCCTTCCCTGTCGTAGTCCGCGAACCGGCCCGGACTGGTCAGGCCATGCCTGATCAGAACCTTCCACGTCTCAGCAGCGACGCTCTGTTGCACCGGGCGCCCGAACAGCAGACTCGCGAGGAACCAGCCGTAGAGCTGGTCCGCCTCCCCCGTCGAAGGGTCGAGCCCCAGGTCGTGGGCATCCATGTTGGCCACCGTCGTCTCCGTTCTGTTGCGACCGTCGGACGGCCGGGACGACCAGTCAACGCCCCCGGCTGCGGTCGTTCAACCGCTTGACCGGGCCTCCCCCCGTCGGCACCCTGTGCCGGTGAGCAGTGCCCTGAGCGAAATCCGCGCCGTGGAGTGCACCGGCTCCGTACGATCGGTGCTGCGGCGGGTGCTCGGCCCGGATCGATTCAGTACAGACCCTGAGGAAACGCGATGGAACTTCTCTTCGTACACGGCGCCCTGGTGAGGGACGGCCAGTGGTGGTGGCAGCGGACCTCCGACCTGCTCTTCGATCGCACGGGCATCCGGAGCCGCGCGCTCGCGCTGCCGTCCTGCGGCGAGACGACGCCGACCGAGGTCGCCGGCGGGCTGGTCGCCGATGCGGCGGCGCTCCGCTCGCAACTCGACGGCCTGACCGCTCTGGATGACGCGGCGGAGGTCATCGTCGTCGGGCACTCCTACGGCGGAACGGTCATCGCCGAGGCGGGTCGGCATCCCGCCGTCCGGCATCTGCTCTACGTGTCGTCGTACCTGCCCGATGCGGGCGAGTCGCAAGGCTCGATCATGGGCGGCGAGACGGATCCGGTCTCCATCGGCGACAACGGCGACGGCACCCTCTCGGTCGCGGGGTACGACGCCGCCTCGTTCGGGGCCCGCTTCCTGCAGGACGCCGACACCGACACCCATCGCGAGGCCTGGTCGCGGGTCGGAGCGCAGGCCGTCGACTCGTTCGTGACGCCGACCACCGCCGCCGGCTGGCAGGGCGTCGACTCGACCTACCTGGTCTGCACCGACGATCGCAGCACGTCTGTCGCGTTGCAGCGCCGGCACGCCGCCCGGGCCACCCGCTCGGTCGACGTGCCGACCGGGCACCACCCGTTCCTCACGCGGCCCGACCTCGTCGTCGCCGAGATCGAGGCACTGCTGCAGAACGGGTGAGCTGCTCGCCGCCCGGCTGCTCGGCTGGACGGTCACCGCTACCCTTGACCAAATGACTATCACCGCATCTGCCGACGGCTCCGCGCTCGGCAATCCAGGCCCCGCCGGCTGGGCCTGGTACATCGACGACAACACCTGGGGCGCCGGCGGCTGGCCGCACGGCACCAACAACATGGGCGAGCTGAAAGCCGTGCTCGAGCTGTTCCGCGCGACGGCGCACGTCGACGACGACCTGCACATCCTCTGCGACAGCCAGTACGTGATCAACACGATCACCAAGTGGATGCCCGGCTGGAAGCGCAAAGGCTGGCGCAAGGGCGACGGCAAACCGGTCATGAACCTCGACCTCATCAAGGAGATCGACGACGCCATCGTCGGCCGCCGCTACCGGTTCGAATGGGTGAAGGGCCACGTGGGCCACACGCTGAACGAGGCAGCGGATGCCCGGGCCCGCGGCGCCGCAGAGGCCTACTCGCGCGGCCGCGCTGCGGACACGGGGCCGGGGTATCCGGGGGCGGGTGCGGGTGCGGCGGGTTCGGGTTCGGCGGCAGCTTCGAGTGCGGCGCCGACTTCTGGTGCGGCGCCGGCAGCCCCGCCAGCTCCTGCACAGACCCTCTTCTGAGAACACCCTCCTCTGGAAACACCCTCCTCTGACCGGGGCGGGCCGGCCCTCCTTCCCTGAGGCGGCCGACTCCGCGGCTGCGGCCTCTTCTCCTCCACAGGTGGCGTGTTTCGCGACTTATCCACCAGTTCTGGTTTTCGGCTGCGGTCGTCGGTGGATCGTGGTTGGCTTGACCCATGACACGAGAATCCCTCACCATCGATCGGCCGGAAGCGGCGGCACCAACGCCCGCCGCCCGCGTGCCGGCCTCGCCGGTGGCGGGGCGGGTGGCGGCGGTGCTGGCGGTGGCGGCCACGGTGGCGTCCGTGGTTCCATCTGCGGTTCCGTCGAAGCGTCAACGTTTCGCGGTCGCGGTGTCCGCTGTCATCACGCAACACAAAGCCGTCGCTGCCGCCCACGCCCACCTCGCCGACCTCATCGAAGAGGCCCGCCAAGCGGGGACCGCGCTGCATACGGTCGATTCGTTCACCGGCGGCCCGCAATGGTCCTCCGAGATGGTCGTGGAACGGCAGATCATCACCGAACTCGCCGTCGCCCTCCACCTGTCAGAAAACGACACCCGACGCCTCCTGCACACCAGCGAAGGATTGGCCGGCCCGTTCACCGCCACCCGGGCAGCCCTCCACTCCGGTGCGATCTCGTACCGGCACGCCGAGAAGATCGTCAACCACAGCCACACGTTGCCTGTCGCCTCGTTCCCGGCGTACGAACACGCCCTGCTCCCGCACGCCCGGACAGTCACCGTGCAACGCCTCGACACACTCGCCCGCGCCGCCACCGAAACCGCGCAACCCACGACCGCCGTGCAACGCCACCTCGACGCCGCCAACCGGCGACGCCTGGACCTCGACCCCGCCACCGACGGCATGGCCTACCTCACCCTCTACATCCCCGCCGTCGAAGCCGTCGCGATCCACAACCGCGCCACCGACCTCGCCCGCTCCACCAAACAATCCGGCGACCCGAGATCCCTCACCCACCTCCGCGTCGACACCCTCACCGACCTCCTCCTCAACGCCGAACCCACCACCCCCGGCACCACCCCCGGCATCCGCGCCCGCATCCACGTCACCGTCCCCGCCCTCACCCTCCTCCACCACAACCCACCCACCGACACCCACACCAGCCCCCGGGCGAGCAGCACCACCAGCCCCAGCAGCACCAGCACCAGCACCAGCACCAAGGCCGGCAGTCGGGCCACCAGCACTGACCCCACCGGCATTGACCCCACCAGCACCGATACCCCCGGCGACCTGACCGGCGGGCACGGGTGGGCGAACCTCGAAGGCTACGGACCCATCGACCAGCTCACCGCCCTCCACCTCACCCGCAACGCACCCAGCTTCACCCGCGTGCTCACCGACCCCGCCACCGGCTGCGCCCTCGGCTACGGACGACAGAAATACAAACCCCCCGCTGACCTCGACGAACTCATCCGCCTCACCCACACCCACTGCACCTTCCCCCACTGCCCCGAACCTTCAGCGACCGCAGACCTCGACCACACCATCCCCTGGAACAACGAAGGCACCACAGAACTTCGCAACCTCAGCCCCCTCTGCAGCAGCCACCACAAAGTCAAACACCACACCGAATGGACAATCGAACAGACCCCCGACGGCACCATCACCTGGACCTCACCCGCCGGCCACCAATACACCGTCGACCCCACACCCCTCGCCCCACCCCAAGTCCGATTCGACAACGGACCCGACACACCCGCACCCTTCTGACGAGCCACCCGGACCCGCCCCACGCCAACGCCACCCGGCCGCGCCCACCGCCAACGCCACCCGGCCGCACCCACCGCCACCCGCCACCCTGCCGCGCCCACCGCCAGCGCCACCCGCCACCCTGCCGCACCCACCGCCAGCGCCACCCGCCACCCCTGCCGCGCCCACCGCCAGCGCCACCCTCCTACCCGCCACCGATACCCGGCCGCGCCCACAGCCGCGCCAGCCGGACTCACCCACCTGACGGCGCCGCACGGGGGCCAGCGACAGGGGGCGGCCGAAGGTAGCCTGACTCTCATGGGAGTGATGGGACGGCTCAGACGACTGTTCGGACGGCGTCCTCAGAGAGAGGAGCAGATCGAGTACTGCGCCACGATCATCCTGTACCAGGCGATCTCGAAGCTCGACACGCTCGCGGTGATGTCCCTCGCCCTCGACAGGCCGGTCGAAAACGCGAAACTCGGGCGTCCGATGATCCCGCTGGCGGAGGGGGCGTGGGTGGAGGTCGAGCTCCCGAAGCTCGGGGAGCCACCGCCCCTTGCGATCGACGTCTACAGCACAGTGAGCACCGACCAGGCTCGGCTGCAGGCCCTGACGCTCGTCGCGACACTCCGCCGCTCGACCGCGTGGGAGGTGCGGCCCGACTTCGGCCCCAGCGACGACTGACGCAGCCACCGGCGGGCACCCGCAAAGCCCCGGCGGGCACCGGTGACCGACACCAGTCGCCCGCAGCAACCGCCAGTCACCGGGCAAGCACCGGCATGCACGGCCAGTCACCAGCACGCACCGGCATGCACCGCCAGTCACCGGCACGCACCGGCAACCAGCGGCGCGCACCGCGCGCCACCCGCAGCCACCGCCGGCCACCGCCAGCCACCGCCGGCCAGTGCCCCGCAGTCCCTAGAAGGGCGCGACGCCGGCGCGGTCGATGAAGGTGCCGGTCGGGCCCTGACCGCCGCGGGTGGCGAGTTCGACGATCGCGTCGGTGCCCTCCGTGACCGTCTGGGTGCCGTTGTGGCCGTTGAGGTCCGTCGCCGTGTAGCCGGGGTCGGCCGCGTTGATGCGGAACGCCGGGAACGCCTTGGCGTACTGCACGGTCAGCATCGTCACCGCCGACTTCGAGGCGGTGTAGAGCGGGGCGATGACCGTCGACTCGACGCGGGAGGTGTCGTGCACGGCGTCGAAGGAGCCGAGGCCGCTGGTCACGTTGACGATGGTGGGGGCATCCGACGCGCTGAGGAGCGGTACGAAGGCGCGGGTGAGGCGCACGATACCGATGACGTTGGTCGCGAAGACCCGTTCGGCGTCGTCGGCGGTCTGCTCCAGGGCGGGAACGAACGGGCCGGGGATCCCGGCGTTGTTGATGAGCACGTCGAGTCCGCCCACCGCCGACACCGTGGCGACCGCGGCAGACACGGAGGCATCGCTCGTGACGTCGAGCTGCACGAACCGGGCGCCCAGGGCCTCGGCTGCCGCGCGGCCCCGCGATTCGTCGCGGGCGCCCATCCAGACGGTGTGCCCGGCCTCGATGAGTCGGCGGGCGGTTTCGTAGCCGAGGCCCTTGTTGGCCCCGGAGATCAGTGTTGTTGTGGGAGTGTTCTCTGTCATACGACAAGCCTGCACCGAGGATGCCCGGCTGTCGTGGCCCGGCCCAGCATGTGGACTCGCAGTACCACCCATCCGCGCCCGTCGGCAGCTGCGGGGGCGCAGACTGGAGGCATGCAGGATGATCCGCACGGCGACCTCGGCGCACTGCTCCGCTCTTGGCGCGACCGTCTCTCCCCCGTCGATGTCGGCCTGGCCCCCGCCACCGTCGGACTGGCCCCCGGGAGCTCCCGCCGCGCGGCCGGGCTCCGCCGTGAGGAGCTCGCCTCCCTCGCCGGGCTGAGCGTCGACTACGTCGTG
Above is a genomic segment from Subtercola boreus containing:
- a CDS encoding VOC family protein, which encodes MSEKTARASVPRLRQVVLDTEDARGLAEFYRELLALEYLPGDEPEVGEESGGVADWLVLVDDAGARVLAFQRVESMPPPTWPEGPRPQMMHLDFWVSSVEELREQHAKAIALGASVLEDGTDDPAEAIVIFADPAGHPFCIFVTDE
- a CDS encoding thiamine pyrophosphate-requiring protein, which translates into the protein MTTVSDFIIQRVKEWGVTRVFGFPGDGIGEFDGALGRAEREGEGLEYIRPTHEEICSLMATAHAKFTGEVGVCIATSSPGAFHMLNGLYDASMDNQPVVAIVGQQGLASLGTFVMQESNLERVFADVACYVQTIVSPDQAQAVIDTAFRTAKLRLAPAVIILPHDIQGMDWHEPAPENWVARSSAASPSTAIVPPESELQKAADIINAGKKVTFLVGAGATGATDEVIEAANLAGAGIITALRGKHVVPSEIPFHTQQLGLLGSLPSLHQAEKCDTIVFLGTNYPYGQFLPKTGQARGIQIDLKPEQLGVRYPNELNLWGDVRATLEALIPLLEPKTDLSWQEGIADEMRGWEREMETQAMLSYPDGGNPRRVIHELNKRLPDGAIVTCDAGTTADWYGAHIRLRRGMLGDMSGRLATMLAAMPYAVAAKFAYSDRPVVCTIGDGGFQMLGMNELITIKKYLSRWKTKTFVIVVMHNDDLTQVSWEMRTEDGNPLWNTAQDVESVDYAGWASLLGFRGVTLTRDEDAGAVFDEAFAFDGVTLIDAHVSKNVPPLPPHITAEFALNTAKALLKGDPSELAVIVDSAEALAAEGVERVKGALHLGGRGRRAARRDGDAGREDD
- a CDS encoding DNA methylase; the protein is MDAHDLGLDPSTGEADQLYGWFLASLLFGRPVQQSVAAETWKVLIRHGLTSPGRFADYDREGLRALLDEGHYARIDYVMTDELHDVMATVKREHGSVSELVKHATSRAGLKTTLLDLKGVGPKTAEIFLREVPDEVIGSAG
- a CDS encoding alpha/beta hydrolase, with amino-acid sequence MELLFVHGALVRDGQWWWQRTSDLLFDRTGIRSRALALPSCGETTPTEVAGGLVADAAALRSQLDGLTALDDAAEVIVVGHSYGGTVIAEAGRHPAVRHLLYVSSYLPDAGESQGSIMGGETDPVSIGDNGDGTLSVAGYDAASFGARFLQDADTDTHREAWSRVGAQAVDSFVTPTTAAGWQGVDSTYLVCTDDRSTSVALQRRHAARATRSVDVPTGHHPFLTRPDLVVAEIEALLQNG
- a CDS encoding RNase H family protein; protein product: MTITASADGSALGNPGPAGWAWYIDDNTWGAGGWPHGTNNMGELKAVLELFRATAHVDDDLHILCDSQYVINTITKWMPGWKRKGWRKGDGKPVMNLDLIKEIDDAIVGRRYRFEWVKGHVGHTLNEAADARARGAAEAYSRGRAADTGPGYPGAGAGAAGSGSAAASSAAPTSGAAPAAPPAPAQTLF
- a CDS encoding HNH endonuclease signature motif containing protein: MTRESLTIDRPEAAAPTPAARVPASPVAGRVAAVLAVAATVASVVPSAVPSKRQRFAVAVSAVITQHKAVAAAHAHLADLIEEARQAGTALHTVDSFTGGPQWSSEMVVERQIITELAVALHLSENDTRRLLHTSEGLAGPFTATRAALHSGAISYRHAEKIVNHSHTLPVASFPAYEHALLPHARTVTVQRLDTLARAATETAQPTTAVQRHLDAANRRRLDLDPATDGMAYLTLYIPAVEAVAIHNRATDLARSTKQSGDPRSLTHLRVDTLTDLLLNAEPTTPGTTPGIRARIHVTVPALTLLHHNPPTDTHTSPRASSTTSPSSTSTSTSTKAGSRATSTDPTGIDPTSTDTPGDLTGGHGWANLEGYGPIDQLTALHLTRNAPSFTRVLTDPATGCALGYGRQKYKPPADLDELIRLTHTHCTFPHCPEPSATADLDHTIPWNNEGTTELRNLSPLCSSHHKVKHHTEWTIEQTPDGTITWTSPAGHQYTVDPTPLAPPQVRFDNGPDTPAPF
- a CDS encoding SDR family NAD(P)-dependent oxidoreductase, with protein sequence MTENTPTTTLISGANKGLGYETARRLIEAGHTVWMGARDESRGRAAAEALGARFVQLDVTSDASVSAAVATVSAVGGLDVLINNAGIPGPFVPALEQTADDAERVFATNVIGIVRLTRAFVPLLSASDAPTIVNVTSGLGSFDAVHDTSRVESTVIAPLYTASKSAVTMLTVQYAKAFPAFRINAADPGYTATDLNGHNGTQTVTEGTDAIVELATRGGQGPTGTFIDRAGVAPF